From Suncus etruscus isolate mSunEtr1 chromosome 6, mSunEtr1.pri.cur, whole genome shotgun sequence, one genomic window encodes:
- the LDLRAD1 gene encoding low-density lipoprotein receptor class A domain-containing protein 1 — MNKVFPQGQPNGSATAVSKGAAGLACVKTGLRELSRRVLGSHASTSTGRRTKEGIFQMAQLRTRTATDPSKGHGLGVTCLVQYGCLDLFFSKSPLHDIRDLGGCCWVEGREAEGTGQEDCKHLSATHQLLGHTASRHLCCSRAGAFLTASLLLLLATVGALLALVAILGLPPRTPAAQACVTLTNRTGFLCHDRSRCIPASSVCDGVQTCSHGEDEDEALCGNVPHSLPNFLVAPCGDPTSWIYTDQRCDGINNCGDCSDEQSPVTECLPCGPGWWPCPPTFYKYCDCIPRSLCRDGRQHCTDWSDENSCLRP, encoded by the exons ATGAACAAGGTCTTTCCCCAG GGCCAGCCCAATGGCAGTGCGACTGCAGTGTCCAAAGGAGCAG CAGGCCTGGCCTGTGTCAAGACTGGTCTAAGGGAACTCTCTAGACGAGTGCTTGGGAGTCATGCCTCCACTTCCACTGGAAGAAGAACCAAAGAAGGGATTTTTCAGATGGCCCAGCTAAGGACAAGGACAGCCACTGATCCCTCAAAGGGGCATGGGTTGGGAGTGACATGCCTGGTCCAATATGGTTGCCTAGACCTTTTCTTCTCTAAGTCTCCTCTCCATGACATAAGGGACCTTGGAGGGTGCTGCTGGGTGGAAGGACGGGAGGCTGAAGGCACTGGGCAAGAAGACTGCAAGCATCTGTCCGCCACTCACCAGCTCCTGGGCCACA CTGCCTCCAGACACCTCTGTTGTTCTCGTGCTGGGGCCTTCCTCACAGCCTCTCTGCTACTTCTGCTGGCTACTGTTGGGGCTCTGCTCGCCCTGGTGGCCATCTTGGGACTCCCTCCACGCACTCCAG cAGCCCAAGCCTGTGTGACACTGACCAATAGGACGGGTTTTCTGTGCCACGATCGGAGCCGCTGCATCCCGGCCAGCAGCGTCTGTGACGGCGTCCAGACCTGCAGCCATGGTGAGGATGAGGATGAAGCTCTATGCG GAAATGTGCCCCACAGCCTCCCCAACTTCCTGGTGGCCCCATGTGGAGACCCGACCTCCTGGATCTACACAGACCAGCGCTGTGATGGGATCAACAACTGTGGGGATTGCTCCGATGAACAGAGCCCAG tgacagagtgcttgccttgtggcCCTGGGTGGTGGCCCTGCCCACCCACCTTCTACAAATACTGTGACTGCATTCCGAGGAGCCTCTGCAGGGACGGCAGGCAGCACTGTACAGACTGGTCCGATGAGAACTCCTGTCTCCGGCCCTGA